From Camelina sativa cultivar DH55 chromosome 7, Cs, whole genome shotgun sequence, one genomic window encodes:
- the LOC104704412 gene encoding aminodeoxychorismate synthase, chloroplastic-like, which translates to MNMNFSFCSTSSEISYAASDNVLRFPVARRLLFAPELAKFGEKWKRNYIDLPCLRGSTRKVLASSRFVPGQLEDSSIVKKSLQRREPVEKLGVVRTLLIDNYDSYTFNIYQALSTINGVPPVVIRNDEWTWEEAYHYLYEDVAFDNIVISPGPGSPMCPADIGICLRLLRECRDIPILGVCLGHQALGYVHGAQVVHAPEPVHGRLSGIEHDGNILFSDIPSGRNSDFKVVRYHSLIIDKESLPKELVPIAWTIYDDTGSFSEKNTGSPLGSGSVIPVSEKLENRSHWPTSHVDGKQNRHILMGIMHSSLPHYGLQFHPESIATTYGSQLFKNFKDITVDYWSRSKSPSLLRRNINDTANMQVTGATQFLKELSRNRFRGNGSSYYENPKKSLFAAKTNGVDVFDLADLSYSKPHVKLLRLKWKKHERLAHKLGGARNIFIELFGKNRGNDTFWLDTSSSDKARGRFSFMGGKGGSLWKQLTFSLSDQSEITSKHAGHLLIEDSQASTEKRFLEEGFLDFLRKELASISYDEKDFTGLPFDFCGGYVGCIGYDIKVECGMPINLHKSKAPDACFFFADNVVAIDHQLDDVYVLSLYEEGTTESSFLNDAEEKLTNLRVSSTGKWKDQTLPVIDSSQCKESFIPDKSKEQYINDVERCMAYIKDGESYELCLTTQNRRKIGNADSLGIYVYLRERNPAPYAAFLNFSNANLSLCCSSPERFLKLDRNGMLEAKPIKGTVARGSTPEEDELLKLQLKLSEKNQAENLMIVDLLRNDLGRVCEPGSVHVPNLMDVESYTTVHTMVSTIRGLKKPDISPVECVRAAFPGGSMTGAPKLRSVEVLDSLENCSRGLYSGSIGYFSYNGTFDLNIVIRTVVIHEDEATIGAGGAIVALSNPEDEFEEMILKTRAPANAVLEFCNDPRRQ; encoded by the exons ATGAACATGAATTTTTCGTTTTGCTCAACATCTTCTGAGATTTCATATGCTGCTAGTGACAATGTTCTGAGGTTTCCGGTAGCGAGGCGGTTGTTGTTTGCTCCTGAATTGGCTAAGTTTGGTGAGAAATGGAAGAGGAATTACATTGATTTGCCTTGTCTTCGTGGTAGTACGAGGAAGGTTTTGGCGTCAAGCCGGTTTGTGCCAGGACAATTGGAAGATTCGTCGATTGTTAAGAAGAGTTTACAGAGAAGAGAACCTGTAGAGAAGCTTGGTGTTGTGAGGACTTTGTTAATTGATAATTATGATAGTTATACGTTCAATATTTATCAGGCTTTGAGTACTATTAATGGAG TGCCTCCTGTGGTTATTCGGAATGATGAGTGGACGTGGGAAGAAGCTTACCATTACTTATATGAAGATGTTGCTTTTGATAATATTGTGATATCACCTGGTCCTGGCTCGCCCATGTGCCCAGCTGATATAG GAATATGTCTTCGTCTTTTGCGTGAGTGTCGTGATATTCCAATTCTAGGTGTCTGCCTTGGCCACCAG GCATTGGGATATGTCCATGGAGCTCAAGTAGTCCATGCCCCGGAACCAGTCCATGGACGGTTGAG TGGGATTGAACATGATGGGAACATATTGTTTTCTGATATTCCATCTGGGAGAAACTCTGATTTCAAG GTTGTTAGATACCATTCACTGATCATAGATAAGGAATCACTACCAAAGGAACTTGTAC CAATAGCATGGACGATTTATGATGACACTGGTTCTTTCTCTGAGAAGAACACGGGAAGCCCACTGGGAAGCGGATCTGTCATCCCTGTTTCAGAAAAGTTGGAAAATCGAAGTCATTGGCCTACGTCCCATGTtgatggaaaacaaaatagacacATTCTCATGGGGATCATGCATTCTTCACTTCCCCATTATGGTTTACAG TTTCATCCAGAGAGTATTGCTACTACCTATGGAAGtcaattattcaaaaatttcaaagacATAACTGTGGATTATTGGAGTCGCTCTAAATCTCCATCCTTGCTTCGAAGAAACATAAATGACACTG caAACATGCAGGTGACTGGTGCTACTCAATTCCTGAAGGAACTTTCCAGAAATAGATTTAGAGGAAATGGTTCTAGTTATTATGAGAACCCTAAGAAGTCTCTGTTTGCTGCCAAGACAAATGGTGTAGACGTCTTCGAT CTGGCGGATTTATCATATTCAAAACCTCATGTAAAATTGCTGAGGTTGAAATGGAAGAAGCATGAACGTCTTGCACATAAACTTGGTGGAGCAAGAAATATATTCATAGAACTCTTTGGCAAGAATAGAGGGAATGATACTTTTTGGCTGGATACTTCTTCTAGTGACAAG GCTAGAGGACGATTTTCTTTCATGGGAGGTAAAGGTGGATCTCTATGGAAGCAGTTGACATTTAGTTTATCTGATCAAAG CGAGATTACATCTAAACATGCGGGACATCTTCTGATTGAAGATTCCCAGGCCTCGACTGAGAAACGATTCTTGGAAGAAGGCTTTCTTGATTTTCTACGTAAG GAGCTTGCATCTATCTCTTATGATGAGAAGGACTTCACAGGGTTGCCTTTTGACTTTTGTGGTGGCTACGTAGGTTGTATTGG GTATGATATTAAAGTGGAATGTGGAATGCCAATTAATCTTCACAAATCCAAGGCTCCAGAtgcatgttttttctttgcagATAATGTTGTCGCCATTGATCATCAACTTGATGATGTTTATGTATTATCTCTTTACGAAGAGGGAACCACAGAAAGCTCTTTCCTGAATGATGCTGAAGAGAAGCTCACTAATCTGAGAGTTTCGTCCACGGGAAAGTGGAAGGATCAAACACTTCCTGTTATAGATTCATCTCAATGCAAAGAAAGTTTTATCCCTGACAAATCCAAAGAGCAGTATATAAATGATGTTGAGAGATGTATGGCGTACATCAAAGACGGGGAGAGCTACGAGCTTTGTCTCACTACTCAGAACAGAAGGAAAATAG GCAATGCTGATTCTTTGGGGATTTATGTCTACCTGAGAGAAAGGAATCCAGCACCATATGCAGCCTTTCTCAACTTCTCAAATGCAAATCTGTCTTTATGCTGTTCGTCCCCTGAAAGGTTTCTTAAGCTGGACAGAAATGGAATGCTAGAAGCAAAGCCGATTAAGGGTACTGTAGCTCGTGGCTCCACacctgaagaagatgaacttcTTAAATTGCAATTAAAACTGAG TGAGAAGAATCAAGCTGAGAATCTGATGATTGTTGACCTTCTAAGGAATGATCTCGGTCGTGTCTGTGAGCCTGGCTCAGTCCATGTACCTAACCTCATGGACGTGGAATCATACACAACAGTACACACTATGGTGAGCACAATCCGTGGACTGAAAAAACCAGATATAAGTCCAGTCGAATGTGTAAGAGCAGCATTCCCTGGCGGTTCAATGACCGGTGCACCAAAACTAAGATCCGTTGAGGTTCTTGATTCTCTAGAAAACTGTTCGAGAGGCCTTTACTCTGGCTCAATTGGGTATTTCTCATATAATGGTACATTCGATCTCAATATTGTGATAAGAACAGTTGTGATACATGAAGATGAAGCTACCATTGGAGCAGGAGGAGCAATAGTTGCATTATCAAACCCAGAAGATGAGTTTGAGGAGATGATTCTTAAGACTAGAGCTCCTGCTAATGCAGTCTTGGAGTTTTGTAATGATCCGAGGAGACAATAG